The proteins below come from a single Bacteroidales bacterium genomic window:
- a CDS encoding aspartyl protease family protein, whose translation MKLKIPIEIIELEPESFHLFIEGHINGKPANMLVDTGASKTVFDLNRISNFINKRKKKFESFEKTTTGLGTNSMESHFTNFKKFNIKKLAFVDFKAILLDMTHVNQSYEMLKMKPIDGVLGSDLLMKYKSVIDYKKHIISFEY comes from the coding sequence ATGAAACTTAAAATTCCTATCGAAATTATTGAGCTTGAACCTGAAAGTTTTCACCTTTTTATTGAAGGTCATATTAATGGAAAGCCAGCAAATATGCTTGTTGACACAGGTGCATCAAAAACAGTTTTTGATTTGAACAGAATTTCAAATTTTATAAACAAACGGAAAAAAAAATTTGAATCTTTTGAAAAAACAACAACCGGCTTAGGCACCAACTCAATGGAAAGCCATTTTACCAATTTTAAAAAATTTAATATTAAGAAATTGGCTTTTGTTGATTTTAAAGCAATTTTGCTTGACATGACTCATGTAAATCAATCTTATGAAATGCTAAAAATGAAACCTATTGATGGGGTTTTAGGCAGCGATCTGCTTATGAAATATAAATCGGTGATTGATTATAAGAAACATATTATCTCTTTTGAATATTAA
- a CDS encoding alkaline phosphatase encodes MKYPCERKHAPIMINKFKKDFNIGFTLGLIFTSKQVLRNNGYHGWELVTKKLLLIIFRFYKNYNFLLMKKIFFVSLFISALFFKTAFSGIPPKYIFVFIGDGMGLNQVFLTEKYLEYFKDEKLIFLDNSWKFGLTKTDCLDTFRITDSGAAGTAIACGEKTNYGMIGMSKYKSFESIAEYLKKQKFKIGILTSVPLNHATPAAFFGHEPTRKNYDNLTNELIKSHFDFFAGGGFMLGNADTSKRIYKNFEQVLLKLKENKYNLLLNTSLLDKNKNTVLPVIIIDTLIRNKQINLKNVYSDEKNALPNVIDFPGYEDKLSVYTETAINSLKNDTGFFIMVEGGKIDWACHDNDAATAVGEVIAFNDAVKKAYGFYLKNPENTLIIVTADHETGGLTLGRGFDDSNSSSINSYRCYPNKLTLQKKSLIFSDSVTVAKYNYDAQIGWTTNEHSGLPVGIWTIGQGCENFTGIFENSDIKSKILNLINIQKR; translated from the coding sequence ATGAAATATCCATGCGAACGAAAACATGCACCAATCATGATAAATAAATTCAAAAAGGATTTCAATATAGGGTTTACTTTAGGATTGATATTCACGAGCAAGCAAGTGTTGCGTAACAATGGATATCATGGATGGGAACTGGTAACAAAAAAGTTATTACTGATAATATTCAGATTTTATAAAAATTATAATTTTTTACTGATGAAAAAAATATTTTTTGTTTCTCTATTCATTTCGGCTCTATTTTTTAAGACAGCTTTTTCAGGTATTCCGCCTAAGTACATTTTTGTTTTTATTGGTGATGGCATGGGATTGAACCAGGTTTTTCTAACAGAAAAATATTTAGAATATTTTAAAGATGAAAAATTAATATTTTTAGATAATTCATGGAAATTTGGATTAACAAAAACCGATTGTCTTGATACCTTCAGAATAACAGATTCGGGTGCTGCCGGTACTGCAATTGCCTGTGGTGAAAAAACAAATTACGGGATGATTGGAATGTCGAAATATAAATCGTTTGAAAGTATTGCAGAATATTTAAAGAAACAAAAATTTAAAATAGGAATTCTCACAAGCGTTCCTCTAAATCATGCTACTCCTGCAGCATTTTTTGGGCATGAACCTACTCGGAAAAATTATGATAACCTCACAAATGAATTAATTAAAAGTCATTTTGATTTTTTTGCTGGTGGTGGTTTTATGCTGGGAAATGCCGATACTTCAAAAAGAATTTATAAAAACTTTGAACAGGTTTTGTTGAAACTAAAAGAAAATAAATATAACCTCTTACTGAACACTTCGTTGCTTGATAAAAATAAAAATACTGTGTTGCCAGTGATCATTATAGATACACTGATAAGAAATAAACAAATAAATTTAAAGAATGTATATAGCGATGAAAAAAATGCATTGCCTAACGTGATTGATTTTCCCGGATATGAAGATAAACTCTCGGTTTACACTGAAACAGCCATCAATAGTTTAAAAAATGATACCGGTTTTTTTATCATGGTTGAAGGCGGTAAAATTGACTGGGCATGTCATGATAATGATGCTGCTACAGCTGTTGGTGAAGTTATTGCTTTTAACGATGCTGTTAAAAAAGCATACGGGTTTTATTTGAAAAATCCTGAAAATACTTTAATCATTGTTACTGCTGATCATGAAACCGGTGGTCTTACATTAGGTCGTGGATTTGATGATTCGAATAGTTCTTCAATAAATAGTTATCGATGTTACCCGAATAAACTTACATTGCAGAAAAAATCCTTAATATTTTCAGACAGCGTTACTGTTGCAAAATATAATTATGATGCACAGATAGGATGGACCACTAATGAACACTCAGGGCTACCCGTAGGGATTTGGACAATAGGGCAGGGATGTGAAAACTTTACAGGTATTTTTGAAAATTCAGATATTAAATCTAAAATACTTAATTTGATTAATATTCAAAAGAGATAA
- the dapA gene encoding 4-hydroxy-tetrahydrodipicolinate synthase has translation MLKGAYTLLITPFKKDLSLDEEGLKRLVEMQVESGIHGIAPLGVTGENTMMTDNEIYKVVEIIAKHAKGKAKIVPDACSTSLWEAKERVQRFIDLGADYISVFTPYFVLPKQEGLIDFYEKLADFSKVPIVLHNAPERTGVDLLPETTGHLSKHPNISGIKDGNKKLDHLAKILYLTKDQDFDVFTGKDTTAYPLISFGGAGTFTVAGNAIPKVMKELTEAALSGNMKKAEQMHFEYYELFEAFRFESNPMAAKMALNLMGLPAGGHRSPLTPLSEGKTKILKSLMIQKGLIKE, from the coding sequence ATGTTAAAAGGCGCGTATACATTACTCATCACTCCATTCAAAAAAGATCTTTCATTAGATGAAGAAGGATTGAAAAGACTTGTTGAAATGCAAGTGGAATCAGGCATTCACGGAATAGCTCCATTAGGAGTTACCGGTGAAAATACGATGATGACAGATAACGAAATTTATAAAGTTGTTGAAATAATTGCTAAACATGCAAAAGGAAAAGCAAAAATAGTTCCCGATGCATGCAGCACCAGTCTTTGGGAAGCGAAGGAACGTGTACAACGGTTCATTGATTTGGGAGCTGATTATATTTCGGTATTTACACCTTATTTTGTTTTACCTAAACAAGAAGGATTGATCGACTTTTACGAAAAACTTGCCGATTTTTCTAAAGTTCCCATTGTTCTTCATAATGCGCCCGAACGTACCGGTGTAGATCTATTACCAGAAACCACAGGACATCTTTCTAAACACCCCAATATTAGTGGCATTAAAGATGGCAATAAAAAGCTCGACCATCTTGCAAAAATTTTATACCTCACAAAAGACCAGGATTTTGATGTATTTACAGGAAAAGATACAACCGCTTATCCACTGATTTCGTTTGGTGGAGCCGGAACTTTTACTGTTGCCGGAAATGCAATTCCAAAAGTAATGAAAGAATTAACAGAGGCAGCTCTTTCAGGTAACATGAAGAAAGCAGAACAAATGCATTTTGAATATTACGAATTATTTGAAGCATTCCGTTTTGAATCGAACCCAATGGCTGCAAAAATGGCGCTGAACCTTATGGGGCTTCCTGCCGGCGGTCATCGCTCGCCACTTACACCTCTCAGCGAAGGAAAAACAAAAATTTTAAAATCGCTGATGATACAAAAAGGTTTGATAAAAGAATAA
- a CDS encoding homoserine kinase codes for MNKITLRSPATSANVGPGYDIFAMALKEPYDEITISLNDSGKIEICISGEHGNIPTNVEDNTAGLATLELFKRKKIQQGVTIEINKKMPSGGGLGTTGASASAAIVGLNKLLNLNLSFNELIDIARMGEVASGGSPHADNVAASIMGGFVLVKSYHPIDVLKLDIPEFPIVLAAIRKSQRTTRGFITYEIGQEKLKEQMARCSRVIHALHTKDIAEFGSAINVDHIAEPVRGAAIPEYLDAKKKALEAGAFGCTISGGGSSIIAFCSLEKQKEIAEIFEKSFSPNPHYVKTICSFTSNTGVHEI; via the coding sequence ATGAATAAAATTACTTTACGTTCACCTGCAACTAGTGCCAATGTCGGACCAGGCTATGATATTTTTGCAATGGCATTAAAAGAACCTTATGATGAAATAACCATCTCGTTAAATGATTCAGGGAAAATTGAAATCTGCATTAGCGGAGAGCATGGCAATATTCCTACAAATGTAGAAGATAATACCGCAGGGCTTGCAACTCTGGAGCTTTTCAAGAGAAAAAAAATACAGCAGGGAGTTACCATTGAAATAAATAAAAAAATGCCAAGTGGTGGCGGTCTTGGAACTACAGGAGCTTCGGCATCAGCAGCAATTGTAGGACTTAACAAACTTCTTAACCTTAACCTTTCATTCAACGAACTGATTGATATAGCGCGTATGGGCGAAGTTGCATCAGGTGGTTCGCCACATGCCGATAATGTTGCCGCTTCAATTATGGGAGGATTTGTGCTGGTAAAAAGTTACCATCCGATTGATGTCCTAAAACTTGATATTCCTGAGTTTCCTATTGTTCTTGCAGCTATTCGTAAAAGTCAGCGTACAACCCGAGGATTCATTACTTATGAGATCGGACAGGAAAAGTTAAAAGAGCAGATGGCCCGCTGTTCGCGCGTGATTCATGCACTTCACACAAAAGACATTGCCGAATTTGGTAGTGCAATTAATGTTGACCATATTGCCGAACCCGTTCGTGGTGCTGCTATTCCCGAATATTTAGATGCAAAGAAAAAAGCTTTGGAAGCCGGTGCATTTGGTTGTACAATAAGTGGAGGTGGTTCATCAATAATTGCTTTTTGCAGTTTAGAAAAACAAAAAGAAATTGCAGAAATATTTGAAAAAAGTTTTTCACCTAATCCACATTACGTAAAAACAATTTGTTCTTTTACCAGTAACACAGGCGTTCACGAAATTTAA
- a CDS encoding SDR family oxidoreductase has product MKNNLNEKIILVTGSSRGIGKAIAMILAQAGAKIIVHYSKNAVAAEETLKQLGENGLYTVKADLSKEDEIIAMVKLIESKTGKIDVLVNNAAWHSNMKPLENNFDTWFTDWKGTIASNLNGTACLSYLASKLMLKNSGGRIINISSRGAFRGEPESWAYGASKAGLNSLGQSMAKALAPQKIFVFTIAPGFVSTEMSQKILNSPQGDEIRNQSPFGRVALPGEIAKIVLFFAGEAPEFMTGCIVDINGASYLRT; this is encoded by the coding sequence ATGAAAAATAATCTCAACGAAAAAATTATACTTGTTACGGGTTCTTCCCGTGGAATAGGCAAAGCGATAGCAATGATACTTGCACAAGCAGGAGCAAAAATCATTGTTCACTATTCAAAAAACGCTGTTGCTGCTGAAGAAACATTGAAGCAATTAGGCGAAAATGGATTGTATACAGTTAAAGCAGACTTAAGCAAAGAAGATGAAATAATTGCGATGGTCAAATTAATTGAAAGTAAAACAGGAAAAATTGATGTGCTGGTTAACAATGCAGCCTGGCATTCCAATATGAAACCATTGGAAAATAATTTTGACACATGGTTTACCGACTGGAAAGGCACAATAGCATCAAACCTCAACGGCACAGCTTGCTTATCATACCTTGCCTCCAAATTAATGTTGAAAAATAGTGGCGGAAGAATCATAAACATTTCATCTCGCGGCGCATTCCGCGGCGAACCTGAATCATGGGCTTATGGAGCTAGCAAAGCCGGATTGAATTCACTTGGTCAATCAATGGCAAAAGCATTAGCACCACAAAAAATATTCGTGTTCACTATTGCACCCGGATTTGTTTCAACTGAGATGTCCCAAAAAATTCTTAACAGCCCTCAGGGTGATGAAATCCGCAACCAGAGCCCATTTGGCAGAGTTGCTCTTCCTGGAGAAATAGCAAAGATAGTTTTATTCTTTGCGGGCGAAGCTCCTGAATTCATGACAGGATGTATCGTTGATATCAACGGTGCGTCTTACCTCAGGACATAA
- a CDS encoding aspartate-semialdehyde dehydrogenase, with product MKVAVVGATGLVGSVMIKVLEEKKFPVDVLIPAASEKSAGKEIYYNNKKVKVCSIQQALDEKPHIVLFSAGSDVSLNWAEKFAAAGCYVIDNSSAWRMNPVIPLIVPEVNIDSLKKENRIIANPNCSTIQMLVALAPLYRNFGIKKIIVSTYQSVTGSGIKGITQLEKERVGDDSSKFYARQIDLNCIPQCDVFTDNDYTKEEMKLVNETRKIFNDNNISVSATAARVAVRGGHSESVYVELEKKVSKEKIIAALKDAAGLILKTNNEEYTTALEAQEKDEVFVSRIRKDLFNDYAWNMWVVADNLRKGAATNAVQIAEYVKEKFMS from the coding sequence ATGAAAGTAGCAGTAGTAGGAGCAACAGGATTAGTTGGCTCTGTGATGATAAAAGTTCTGGAAGAAAAAAAATTTCCGGTTGATGTGTTAATTCCCGCAGCATCTGAAAAATCAGCAGGGAAAGAAATTTATTATAATAATAAAAAAGTTAAGGTATGTTCAATTCAACAAGCACTCGATGAAAAACCACATATTGTTTTGTTTTCTGCAGGTAGCGATGTGTCGTTGAATTGGGCTGAAAAGTTTGCAGCAGCAGGTTGTTATGTAATTGATAATTCTTCGGCATGGCGTATGAATCCTGTTATTCCGCTTATCGTGCCTGAAGTGAATATCGATTCATTAAAAAAAGAAAACAGAATTATTGCCAATCCGAATTGCTCTACAATACAGATGCTTGTTGCCTTAGCGCCATTATATAGAAATTTTGGAATTAAAAAAATTATTGTTTCAACTTACCAATCAGTTACTGGAAGCGGGATTAAAGGTATTACTCAACTTGAAAAAGAAAGAGTTGGAGATGATAGTAGTAAATTTTATGCCCGTCAGATTGATTTGAATTGCATTCCGCAATGCGATGTATTTACCGATAACGATTACACAAAAGAAGAAATGAAATTGGTAAATGAAACAAGAAAAATATTTAATGATAATAATATTTCCGTAAGTGCCACTGCTGCCCGTGTTGCAGTTAGAGGCGGTCATTCTGAATCTGTTTATGTGGAGTTAGAAAAAAAGGTAAGTAAAGAAAAAATTATTGCAGCATTAAAGGATGCAGCAGGATTGATTCTTAAAACCAATAATGAAGAATATACCACTGCACTTGAAGCTCAGGAAAAAGATGAAGTTTTTGTAAGCCGAATCAGAAAAGATCTATTCAATGATTATGCATGGAATATGTGGGTAGTAGCCGATAACCTTCGGAAAGGCGCGGCTACCAACGCTGTTCAGATTGCAGAATATGTAAAAGAAAAATTTATGTCCTGA
- the metA gene encoding homoserine O-succinyltransferase: protein MPINIPDRLPAKDILQNENIFVIGRRKASHQDIRPLNIAIVNLMPLKIDTETQLMRLLSNTPLQVEIDLLMTGTYKPKNTAESHLKNFYNTFSNVKNKKYDGMIVTGAPVEQEAFENVLYWKEITEIFEWAKTNVTSTFYICWAAQAALYYYYGIEKCLLPKKVFGVFEHKLLNNKPPIVRGFDDVFTAPHSRHTTVKKEDILKVKDLQLLAESPEAGVYLATAVNRRRIFVTGHSEYDALTLKAEYLRDKNKGLKIEKPLNYFPGNNENNYPIVNWRSHANLLFSNWLNYYVYQETPYDIHEIK, encoded by the coding sequence ATGCCAATAAATATTCCCGACAGGTTACCTGCTAAAGATATTTTACAAAATGAAAATATTTTTGTAATAGGCAGGAGGAAGGCGTCACATCAGGATATCCGACCGCTTAACATTGCGATTGTAAATTTAATGCCGTTGAAGATCGATACGGAAACACAACTGATGCGCTTGTTGTCAAACACTCCATTACAGGTTGAAATCGATTTGCTGATGACCGGAACTTACAAACCGAAGAATACAGCCGAATCGCATCTGAAAAATTTTTACAATACATTTTCAAATGTAAAAAATAAAAAATATGATGGAATGATTGTAACCGGTGCGCCTGTTGAACAGGAAGCATTTGAAAATGTTTTATACTGGAAAGAAATTACTGAAATTTTTGAATGGGCAAAAACAAATGTTACCAGTACTTTCTATATTTGCTGGGCTGCACAGGCTGCGCTTTATTATTATTACGGAATAGAAAAATGCTTGTTGCCGAAAAAGGTTTTTGGGGTTTTTGAACATAAATTATTAAATAATAAACCTCCTATTGTTAGAGGATTTGATGATGTTTTCACTGCCCCACACAGCAGGCATACAACAGTAAAAAAAGAAGATATTTTAAAAGTAAAAGATTTACAATTGCTTGCTGAGTCGCCTGAAGCCGGCGTATATTTAGCAACAGCAGTAAATAGAAGAAGAATATTTGTTACCGGTCATTCGGAATACGACGCGCTGACTTTAAAGGCCGAATATTTACGCGATAAAAATAAAGGATTGAAAATTGAAAAACCATTAAATTATTTTCCGGGTAATAATGAAAATAATTATCCGATAGTAAACTGGCGTAGTCATGCTAACTTACTTTTTTCAAACTGGTTGAACTATTATGTTTACCAGGAAACACCATATGATATTCACGAAATAAAATAA
- a CDS encoding O-acetylhomoserine aminocarboxypropyltransferase/cysteine synthase — protein MKNKYHFDTLQIHAGQDVEQTTLSRSVPIYQTTSYLFRDAEHGANLFALKEPGNIYTRIMNPTTDVFEKRMAALEGGVGALAVASGHAAQFIALNNILQTSDNFVSTPYLYGGTYNQFKVSFKRLGIEARFAKNDNTEEFEKLIDKNTKAIYLETISNPVLGIPDFDAFKKLAEKYDLPLIVDNTFAGGGYLCRPIEQGANIVVESATKWIGGHGNSIGGVIVDGGNYNWGNGKFLQFSEPSEGYHGIVFSKEFGIGSPSGNIAFILRARLEGLRDFGPALSPFNSFLLLQGLETLSFRMKRHCENALKLAGWLQSNPLVEKVNYPGLLNSSSHERAIKYLNNGFGGVLTFVIKGDKNNAVKFVNSLKLVSHLANVGDAKTLIILPAATTHQQLSDEELNASGISPTLLRVSVGLEHINDIIADFENAFKSI, from the coding sequence ATGAAAAATAAATATCATTTCGATACTTTGCAAATACATGCGGGGCAAGATGTAGAACAAACTACATTATCAAGGTCGGTGCCTATATATCAAACAACATCTTATCTGTTCAGGGATGCTGAACACGGTGCAAATTTATTTGCATTGAAAGAACCGGGAAATATTTATACCCGCATCATGAATCCAACAACCGATGTTTTTGAAAAACGCATGGCTGCTCTCGAAGGTGGAGTTGGTGCGTTAGCAGTTGCATCGGGACATGCAGCGCAGTTCATCGCTTTAAATAATATTTTACAAACTAGTGATAATTTTGTTTCTACTCCTTATTTGTATGGCGGAACATATAATCAGTTTAAAGTATCTTTTAAAAGATTAGGAATAGAAGCAAGATTTGCAAAGAATGATAATACCGAAGAATTTGAAAAACTTATTGATAAAAATACAAAAGCAATTTACCTCGAAACCATTAGTAACCCGGTTTTAGGCATTCCCGATTTCGATGCATTCAAAAAGTTAGCTGAAAAATACGATTTGCCATTGATTGTGGATAATACTTTTGCCGGTGGCGGTTATTTATGCCGACCTATTGAGCAAGGCGCAAACATTGTTGTAGAATCGGCAACAAAATGGATTGGTGGTCATGGCAACAGTATTGGCGGTGTAATTGTGGATGGCGGAAATTATAATTGGGGCAATGGAAAATTCCTGCAATTTTCAGAACCTTCAGAAGGTTATCACGGAATTGTTTTTTCGAAAGAATTCGGAATCGGAAGTCCTTCGGGAAATATTGCATTCATTCTACGCGCACGGTTAGAAGGCTTGCGTGATTTCGGTCCGGCTTTAAGTCCATTCAATTCATTTCTTCTGTTACAAGGATTGGAAACGCTTTCATTCCGCATGAAACGTCATTGTGAAAATGCGTTGAAACTTGCAGGGTGGCTGCAAAGTAATCCTTTGGTTGAGAAAGTAAATTATCCCGGCTTACTAAATAGTTCATCGCACGAAAGAGCAATAAAATATCTGAATAACGGATTTGGCGGGGTATTGACGTTTGTCATCAAAGGAGATAAAAATAACGCAGTGAAGTTTGTGAATAGTTTAAAGCTTGTTAGTCACCTTGCCAATGTAGGCGATGCGAAAACATTAATTATTCTTCCTGCAGCTACAACACATCAGCAGTTATCGGATGAAGAGTTAAATGCTTCCGGAATTTCACCAACGCTTTTGCGCGTTTCAGTTGGCCTTGAGCATATTAATGATATTATTGCAGATTTTGAAAACGCTTTTAAAAGTATATAA
- a CDS encoding aspartate kinase, giving the protein MKKIVVKFGGSNLKETGDIQKLLDVIKFYNRPLAIVVSAFYGITNKLIEIINKAKDDEKNILLFTDFLAEMKENIINHYIKEEKNKTEVLEQLDIRLNELRRQLLGINYLGEIPEFIEDAVLSYGEKLSALIITAIIRNEGLQCEEVLPEDLQLITDGEYGNASVDFNASRKIVGERLSADKVFIIPGFYGISKEGRKTIFGRGGSDYSAAAIAACIDAESLDIWKDVDGFQSADPKLVADAVTIPRLFYGEAAELAYFGAKILHPRTVEPLLDKNIPIRIFNINKIDTKITPLTIIGEREDVSDEVIKSVTYSDDFCVIRFSGPGVGIKAGLMAIITRKLEAEKINIKLVFNTHTHINLFFAASDVERAYSIIKDLPLSGVNSSIMKKGLSTIAVVGCGMMEKLGIAARLFSAVAKAGINIETINFGASDVVTYFIVEQNDRDKAIKAIHKEFFNNRKLNLKKNILMFS; this is encoded by the coding sequence ATGAAAAAAATTGTAGTAAAATTTGGTGGCTCAAACCTTAAAGAAACAGGCGACATTCAAAAACTTCTGGATGTAATAAAATTTTACAACCGTCCGCTGGCAATAGTAGTTTCAGCGTTTTACGGAATTACAAACAAACTTATTGAGATAATAAATAAAGCAAAGGATGATGAAAAAAATATTCTTCTTTTTACCGATTTTCTTGCCGAGATGAAAGAAAATATCATCAATCATTATATCAAAGAGGAAAAAAATAAAACCGAAGTGCTTGAACAACTTGATATCAGGCTGAATGAACTGAGACGACAATTACTTGGAATAAATTATTTAGGTGAAATACCTGAATTTATTGAAGATGCAGTATTGAGTTATGGTGAAAAATTAAGCGCTCTTATCATAACGGCAATTATTCGTAATGAAGGATTGCAGTGTGAAGAGGTATTGCCTGAAGATCTGCAACTCATTACCGATGGGGAATATGGTAATGCTTCTGTTGATTTTAATGCATCACGAAAAATAGTAGGAGAAAGGCTTTCGGCTGATAAAGTTTTTATTATTCCCGGTTTTTACGGAATATCAAAAGAAGGAAGAAAAACAATTTTCGGTCGTGGAGGAAGCGATTATTCGGCTGCTGCAATTGCTGCATGTATTGATGCTGAATCGTTAGATATATGGAAAGATGTTGATGGTTTTCAAAGTGCCGACCCAAAACTTGTAGCTGATGCAGTTACAATTCCGCGCTTATTCTATGGCGAAGCTGCTGAGTTGGCTTATTTCGGTGCAAAAATTCTTCACCCCAGAACTGTTGAGCCTTTGCTTGATAAAAATATTCCGATTCGTATTTTCAACATTAATAAAATTGATACGAAAATTACTCCGCTTACTATTATTGGAGAAAGAGAAGATGTGAGCGATGAAGTAATAAAAAGTGTAACATACAGCGACGACTTTTGCGTAATTCGTTTCAGTGGTCCGGGAGTTGGAATCAAAGCGGGTTTGATGGCTATCATTACAAGAAAACTGGAAGCAGAAAAAATTAATATCAAACTTGTTTTTAATACGCATACTCATATCAATCTTTTCTTTGCCGCATCAGACGTGGAAAGAGCATATAGCATCATAAAAGATTTACCATTAAGTGGAGTAAACTCTTCAATTATGAAAAAAGGACTTTCTACGATTGCTGTAGTAGGTTGTGGTATGATGGAAAAGCTTGGTATTGCTGCACGTTTGTTCAGCGCTGTTGCTAAAGCAGGAATAAATATTGAAACAATAAATTTCGGGGCATCGGATGTTGTAACTTATTTTATTGTTGAACAAAACGACAGAGATAAGGCTATAAAAGCGATTCACAAGGAATTTTTCAACAATAGAAAATTGAACCTTAAAAAAAATATACTAATGTTTAGTTAA